In Thermococcus thioreducens, a genomic segment contains:
- a CDS encoding ABC transporter ATP-binding protein encodes MAEVKLINVWKQFGEFTAVKDMNLHVKDGEFMILLGPSGCGKTTTLRMISGLEEPTKGQIYIGDKLVADPEKGVFTPPKDRDIAMVFQSYALYPHMTVYDNIAFPLKLRKVPKQEIDQRVREVAEMLGLTELLKRKPRELSGGQRQRVALGRAIVRKPQVFLMDEPLSNLDAKLRVKMRAELKRLQKQLGVTTIYVTHDQVEAMTMGDRIAVINAGVLQQVGTPEEVYDRPANTFVAGFIGSPPMNFIDATVTEDGFADFGEFKLKLLPDQVEVLEDRNLIGKEAIFGIRPEDLYDAMFAQVKIPGENMVRAMVDIIENLGSEKIVHLRVGDVTFLGAFRSESKVKEGQEIDVVFDMCKAHIFEKNTGKAVF; translated from the coding sequence ATGGCGGAAGTAAAGCTCATCAACGTCTGGAAGCAGTTTGGGGAGTTCACCGCCGTCAAAGACATGAATCTCCACGTTAAGGATGGGGAGTTCATGATCCTCCTAGGCCCGAGTGGCTGCGGAAAAACAACCACGCTCAGAATGATATCCGGGCTGGAAGAACCAACCAAAGGCCAAATCTACATTGGCGACAAACTCGTCGCAGACCCGGAAAAAGGAGTATTCACCCCCCCAAAGGACAGGGACATTGCAATGGTCTTCCAGAGCTACGCCCTCTACCCGCACATGACGGTTTACGACAACATCGCCTTTCCGCTTAAACTGAGAAAAGTCCCCAAGCAGGAAATCGACCAGCGCGTCAGAGAAGTCGCGGAAATGCTTGGACTAACGGAGTTACTCAAAAGAAAACCCAGAGAACTAAGCGGCGGCCAGAGGCAAAGAGTCGCTCTAGGCAGGGCAATCGTGAGAAAACCCCAGGTTTTCCTCATGGACGAGCCACTCAGCAACCTGGACGCGAAACTAAGGGTGAAAATGCGCGCCGAACTGAAGAGGCTCCAGAAGCAGCTGGGAGTCACGACGATATACGTCACCCACGACCAGGTCGAGGCAATGACCATGGGCGACAGGATTGCAGTCATAAACGCCGGCGTTTTACAGCAGGTTGGAACTCCAGAGGAAGTCTACGACAGGCCGGCCAACACTTTTGTTGCAGGCTTCATCGGAAGTCCTCCGATGAACTTCATTGACGCGACGGTAACCGAGGACGGCTTTGCCGACTTTGGAGAGTTCAAGCTCAAACTCCTCCCAGACCAGGTTGAAGTGCTCGAAGATAGGAACCTGATCGGGAAGGAGGCAATATTCGGCATAAGGCCAGAAGACCTCTACGATGCAATGTTCGCTCAAGTCAAGATTCCTGGAGAGAACATGGTCAGGGCAATGGTCGACATCATTGAGAACCTGGGAAGCGAAAAAATCGTGCACCTCCGCGTTGGTGACGTGACGTTCCTCGGAGCCTTCCGCTCGGAGTCAAAAGTGAAGGAAGGCCAGGAGATTGACGTGGTATTCGACATGTGCAAAGCCCACATCTTTGAGAAAAACACAGGAAAAGCAGTATTCTGA
- a CDS encoding MBL fold metallo-hydrolase, which yields MIEITFLGSGGGRFITITQFRSTGGFHIRASRNIYVDPGPGALVRSWRYKLDPRRLDAIFVSHRHVDHCNDVEVMIEAMTGGALKKRGMLIASKSVVYGDETHTPAVSKYHMDVLESIHIPEPGSKIAIGDEELIITPTVHSDPTTIGFRMRTHYGDISYIPDTAYFDELIEWHDGSKLLIAAVTRPRDMGIPYHLSTDDIVMMLKKMNEKPEVLVMSHIGMKMHFANPYKEAKYIETVTGVKTYVAKEGFKLMVEKNEISVRTLRPARFV from the coding sequence TTGATAGAGATTACCTTCCTTGGCAGCGGTGGTGGAAGGTTCATCACCATAACGCAGTTCCGCTCCACCGGCGGTTTCCATATCCGCGCCAGCAGGAATATATACGTCGACCCGGGGCCGGGTGCGCTGGTTCGCTCCTGGAGATACAAGCTCGACCCAAGGAGGCTGGACGCAATATTCGTCTCCCACAGACACGTCGACCACTGCAACGACGTCGAGGTAATGATAGAGGCCATGACCGGCGGCGCACTGAAAAAGAGGGGCATGCTCATAGCATCGAAGAGCGTCGTGTACGGCGATGAGACACACACTCCCGCGGTCAGCAAGTACCACATGGACGTCCTTGAGAGCATCCACATACCCGAACCGGGAAGCAAGATAGCCATCGGCGATGAAGAGCTGATAATAACCCCCACCGTCCACTCAGACCCCACGACGATAGGCTTCCGCATGAGAACCCACTACGGCGACATATCCTACATCCCGGACACGGCTTACTTCGATGAGCTCATAGAGTGGCACGACGGTTCAAAGCTTCTGATAGCCGCCGTGACGAGGCCTAGGGATATGGGGATTCCATACCACCTCAGCACCGACGACATCGTCATGATGCTCAAGAAGATGAACGAGAAGCCGGAAGTTCTTGTGATGAGCCACATAGGAATGAAGATGCACTTCGCGAACCCCTACAAGGAGGCCAAATACATAGAGACCGTCACCGGCGTTAAGACATACGTTGCAAAAGAGGGCTTCAAACTCATGGTGGAAAAGAACGAAATATCGGTTAGGACTCTGCGGCCCGCGAGGTTCGTTTAG
- a CDS encoding UPF0146 family protein: protein MPVEDFAEFLANEVPKGKIVELGIGFQFKVALRLKELGYDVLAVDWNPDSVKKAGELGIKAARDDLFSPRPELYRDAKALYSVRPTPEIVGPILSLGERLRLPVYILPLTGDAMPRGMKLVNYRGLPIYVAKPI from the coding sequence ATGCCGGTTGAGGACTTCGCGGAGTTTCTGGCTAATGAAGTGCCCAAAGGAAAAATTGTGGAGCTGGGGATAGGCTTCCAGTTCAAGGTGGCGCTTAGACTGAAGGAGCTCGGCTATGACGTTCTTGCTGTAGACTGGAACCCGGACTCCGTTAAGAAAGCCGGGGAGTTGGGTATAAAGGCGGCTCGCGACGACCTCTTCAGCCCGAGGCCTGAGCTCTACAGGGACGCTAAAGCTCTCTACTCGGTCAGGCCCACACCGGAGATAGTGGGGCCTATCCTGAGCCTCGGAGAAAGGCTCAGGCTTCCGGTGTATATCCTCCCCCTAACGGGCGATGCGATGCCCAGGGGGATGAAGCTGGTGAACTACCGGGGACTGCCCATATACGTAGCCAAACCTATTTAA
- a CDS encoding OPT family oligopeptide transporter: MEFKPYIPPEKSLPEYTIKAFVLGVILSIVMGAANAYLGMYAGMTVSASIPAAVISMAILFAFKDRNILENNMVQTAASAGESLAAGVIFTFPALVVLGYYTTFPYYLVTIIAALGGSLGALFTVVLRRAFIVEEKLPYPEGTACAEVLIAGDKGGSHAKPILYGGIFGGLFKLLGSSGLWKGTVEAAKMVGSRVYYFGSDLSAALIAVGYIVGLNIAFLVFLGGAIAWFIAIPIYAGQMGATDLSPVDMAWVIWSTKIRYMGVGAMVVGGIWSLIKLRNPIKRGIKAGLEVAKRRQAGEAVIRTEEDLPLNYVLILIAAFVIPLFLLYFHIIGSIGIAAVMAVILLIVGFLGSSIAGYLAGVVGSSNNPVSGITIMSLLFTAFVLKALGLSGMEGMAATILVAAVICTAAAIAGDTMQDLATGYLVGATPKRQQVFEIVGTFFAALVMAPVLNLLIQAYGIAGTPTAKENALAAPQAFLMAKVTEGVFTGNLEWNMIYIGAGIAVALIILDEILAMKGSKFRTPVMPVAVGIYLPLSLGVPIFIGGLIRYFVGKARGDTEEKPTDPGVLGAAGLIAGEALMGIFFAALIVGGVAPSVGFSSNVLGVLFLAGIAVWLYMTGKKK; this comes from the coding sequence ATGGAGTTTAAACCGTACATACCACCCGAAAAGTCCCTGCCGGAGTACACCATCAAGGCCTTTGTTTTGGGTGTTATTTTATCGATAGTGATGGGTGCAGCGAACGCATACCTCGGCATGTACGCCGGTATGACCGTCAGTGCCAGCATCCCGGCGGCAGTCATATCGATGGCAATACTCTTTGCCTTCAAGGACAGGAACATCCTTGAGAACAACATGGTCCAGACCGCCGCTTCAGCCGGTGAGTCCCTCGCAGCCGGAGTCATCTTCACCTTCCCAGCCCTGGTAGTCCTCGGGTACTACACGACCTTCCCGTACTACCTGGTGACCATAATAGCGGCCCTTGGAGGTTCCCTCGGTGCACTCTTCACAGTCGTACTCAGGAGGGCGTTCATAGTCGAGGAGAAGCTCCCATATCCTGAAGGTACCGCCTGTGCCGAGGTGCTCATAGCCGGAGACAAAGGCGGAAGCCACGCAAAGCCCATTCTCTACGGCGGAATCTTCGGCGGCCTCTTTAAGCTCCTCGGAAGCTCTGGCCTCTGGAAGGGCACGGTTGAAGCAGCAAAGATGGTCGGCTCCCGCGTCTACTACTTCGGAAGCGACCTCTCGGCGGCGCTTATCGCCGTCGGCTACATCGTCGGGCTCAACATAGCCTTCCTCGTCTTCCTCGGCGGTGCAATAGCCTGGTTCATAGCCATACCCATATACGCGGGCCAGATGGGCGCCACCGACCTCAGCCCGGTTGATATGGCGTGGGTAATTTGGAGCACCAAGATCAGGTACATGGGCGTTGGTGCAATGGTCGTCGGTGGAATCTGGAGCCTCATCAAGCTAAGGAACCCGATAAAGAGGGGCATCAAGGCCGGTCTTGAGGTCGCCAAGAGGAGGCAGGCGGGGGAGGCTGTCATCAGGACGGAGGAGGACCTTCCGCTCAACTACGTGCTGATACTCATAGCAGCCTTCGTGATACCGCTCTTCCTGCTGTACTTCCACATAATCGGCTCGATAGGGATCGCGGCAGTTATGGCAGTGATACTCCTCATCGTCGGCTTCCTCGGAAGCTCGATAGCCGGCTACCTCGCGGGTGTCGTCGGTTCCTCCAACAACCCGGTCTCAGGAATCACCATCATGAGCCTGCTCTTCACGGCCTTCGTGCTCAAGGCCCTGGGCCTCAGCGGGATGGAGGGAATGGCGGCGACCATTCTTGTCGCAGCGGTCATATGTACCGCGGCAGCAATAGCAGGTGACACCATGCAGGACCTCGCCACCGGTTACCTCGTCGGAGCCACGCCAAAGAGACAGCAGGTCTTCGAGATAGTCGGAACGTTCTTCGCGGCCCTCGTCATGGCCCCGGTGCTCAACCTCCTCATCCAGGCCTACGGCATAGCCGGAACCCCAACCGCCAAAGAGAACGCTTTGGCTGCCCCGCAGGCCTTCCTCATGGCCAAGGTCACCGAGGGCGTCTTTACAGGCAACCTTGAGTGGAACATGATCTACATCGGAGCCGGAATAGCGGTAGCCCTCATAATCCTCGACGAGATACTCGCCATGAAAGGCTCCAAGTTCAGAACCCCTGTCATGCCCGTTGCCGTCGGCATTTACCTGCCGCTCAGCCTCGGCGTCCCGATATTCATCGGCGGCCTCATCAGGTACTTCGTCGGCAAGGCCAGAGGGGACACCGAGGAGAAGCCGACCGACCCGGGTGTCCTCGGCGCCGCAGGACTCATAGCCGGTGAGGCCCTCATGGGCATATTCTTCGCGGCACTGATAGTTGGGGGCGTAGCACCGAGCGTTGGCTTCAGCAGCAACGTCCTTGGAGTTCTCTTCCTCGCAGGAATAGCCGTCTGGCTATACATGACGGGCAAGAAGAAGTGA
- a CDS encoding glucodextranase DOMON-like domain-containing protein, whose protein sequence is MKRWIALLLAILVVGSIVGANVKTVGAAEPKPLNVIIVWHQHQPYYYDPIQDIYTRPWVRLHAANNYWKMAYYLSQYPDVHATIDLSGSLIAQLADYMNGKKDTYQIVTEKIANGEPLTVDEKWFMLQAPGGFFDHTIPWNGEPITDPNGNPIRDFWDRYTELKNKMMAAKAKYANLPLEEQKVAVTNEFTEQDYIDLAVLFNLAWIDYNYIMTHPELKALYDKVDEGGYTREDVKTVLDAQMWLLNHTFEEHEKINLLLGNGNVEVTVVPYAHPIGPILNDFGWESDFDEHVKKADELYKQYLGGGTALPKGGWAAESALNDKTLEILAENGWQWVMTDQMVLGKLGIEGTVENYYKPWVSEFNGKKIYLFPRDHALSDRVGFTYSGMNQYQAVEDFVNELLKLQKENYDGSLVYVVTLDGENPWEHYPYDGKLFLTELYKKLTELQEQGLIRTLTPSEYIQLYGDKANKLTPQMMERLDLTGDKVNALLKAQSLGELYDMVGVKEEMQWPESSWIDGTLSTWIGEPQENYGWYWLYLARKTLMENKDKMSQTDWEKAYEYLLRAEASDWFWWYGSDQDSGQDYTFDRYLKTYLYEMYKLAGVEPPSYLFGNYFPDGEPYTTRGLVGLKEGEVKNFSSMSPSSSGVSVYFDGDGVHFIVKGNLDEFEVSIWEKGKRVGNTFTLLQEKPNELRYSMFPFSKDSVGLMITKHIVYRNGRAEIYGATDYESNEKLGEAAVKETSGGIEVVVPFDYIETPDDFYFAVSTVKDGNLEVISTPVELRLPTEVKGVPIVDITDPEGDDHGPGTYTYPTDKVFVEGAFDLLRFRMLEQTDSYVMEFYFKDLGGNPWNGPNGFSLQIIEVYLDFKDGGNTSAIKMFPDGPGSNVNLDPDHPWDLALRIAGWDYGNLIVLPNGTALQGEMQISADPVKNAIIVKVPKKYIQINEDYGLWGVVLTGSQDGFGPDKWRPVAVEAEQWKVGGADPQAVINNVAPRVMDLLAPADFKPTQEEQLSSYDANEIKLATVKALPLLKKGIVVNDPEGDDHGPGTYTYATDKVFVPGHLDLLKFKMVEGSDDWTLEFYFKDLGGNPWNGPNGFSLQIIEVYLDFKDGGNTSAIKMFPDGPGSNVNLDPDHPWDLALRIAGWDYGNLIVLPDGTSIQGELQISADPTRNAIVVKVPKKYLSITDYGLYASILVGSQDGFGPDKWRPVAVQAEQWKLGGADPQAVIDNLAPRVVDMLVPEGFKPTQEEQLSSYDLEKKTLATVLMIPLVEGTGEEQPTPTETQTETATETTSTHSETTTATPSETTSTPSTTSPSETTTTTTPEEGGGICGPGIIVGLAVAPLLLRRRR, encoded by the coding sequence ATGAAGAGATGGATTGCCCTGCTGCTGGCAATACTCGTTGTTGGGAGCATCGTTGGAGCGAACGTTAAGACCGTTGGAGCGGCCGAACCAAAGCCGCTGAACGTGATAATAGTCTGGCACCAGCACCAGCCCTACTACTACGACCCGATCCAGGACATCTATACCAGACCGTGGGTCAGGCTCCACGCGGCAAACAACTACTGGAAAATGGCCTACTACCTCAGCCAGTACCCGGACGTCCACGCCACCATTGATTTATCGGGCTCGCTCATAGCCCAGCTCGCCGACTACATGAACGGGAAGAAGGACACATATCAGATTGTGACGGAGAAGATAGCCAATGGTGAGCCCTTAACCGTTGACGAGAAGTGGTTCATGCTCCAGGCACCTGGAGGGTTCTTCGACCACACCATCCCCTGGAACGGCGAGCCGATAACCGACCCCAACGGCAACCCGATAAGGGACTTCTGGGACCGCTATACCGAGCTGAAGAACAAGATGATGGCGGCCAAGGCCAAGTACGCGAATTTACCGCTCGAGGAGCAGAAGGTTGCGGTAACCAACGAGTTCACCGAGCAGGACTACATAGACCTCGCTGTGCTCTTCAACCTCGCCTGGATAGACTACAACTACATAATGACCCACCCCGAGCTCAAGGCCCTCTACGACAAGGTAGATGAGGGCGGTTACACGAGGGAGGACGTCAAAACCGTTCTCGACGCCCAGATGTGGCTCCTCAACCACACTTTCGAGGAGCACGAGAAGATAAACCTCCTCCTCGGAAACGGCAACGTCGAGGTTACGGTCGTTCCCTACGCCCATCCGATAGGGCCGATACTCAACGACTTCGGCTGGGAGAGCGACTTTGATGAGCACGTCAAGAAGGCGGACGAGCTGTACAAACAGTACCTCGGCGGTGGAACGGCTCTTCCGAAGGGTGGATGGGCGGCTGAGAGTGCACTGAACGACAAGACCCTCGAAATACTAGCCGAGAACGGCTGGCAGTGGGTCATGACCGACCAGATGGTTCTCGGGAAGCTCGGAATAGAGGGAACCGTCGAGAACTACTATAAACCCTGGGTTTCCGAGTTCAACGGAAAGAAAATCTACCTATTCCCGCGCGACCACGCGCTGAGCGACAGGGTTGGCTTCACATACAGCGGAATGAACCAGTACCAGGCCGTTGAGGACTTCGTCAACGAGCTCCTCAAGCTCCAGAAGGAAAACTACGATGGTTCTCTGGTTTATGTCGTCACCCTCGACGGCGAGAACCCGTGGGAGCACTACCCATACGACGGCAAGCTCTTCCTCACCGAGCTCTACAAGAAGCTGACCGAACTCCAGGAACAGGGGCTCATAAGAACCCTCACCCCGAGCGAGTACATCCAGCTCTACGGAGACAAGGCAAACAAGCTCACCCCCCAGATGATGGAGCGCCTTGATTTGACCGGCGACAAGGTTAACGCCCTCCTCAAGGCCCAGAGCCTCGGCGAGCTCTACGACATGGTCGGCGTGAAGGAGGAGATGCAGTGGCCCGAAAGCAGCTGGATAGACGGAACCCTCTCCACGTGGATTGGCGAGCCCCAGGAGAACTACGGCTGGTACTGGCTCTACCTGGCGAGAAAGACCCTCATGGAGAACAAGGATAAGATGAGCCAGACCGACTGGGAGAAGGCCTACGAGTACCTGCTCCGCGCCGAAGCGAGCGACTGGTTCTGGTGGTACGGAAGCGACCAGGACAGCGGGCAGGACTACACCTTCGACCGCTACCTGAAGACCTACCTCTATGAGATGTACAAGCTAGCGGGAGTCGAGCCGCCGAGCTACCTCTTCGGAAACTACTTCCCGGACGGCGAGCCCTACACCACGAGGGGCCTCGTCGGACTCAAGGAAGGGGAGGTAAAGAACTTCTCCAGCATGTCGCCAAGCTCAAGCGGCGTGAGCGTTTACTTCGACGGTGATGGGGTGCACTTCATCGTTAAGGGCAACCTCGACGAGTTCGAGGTGAGCATCTGGGAGAAGGGCAAGCGCGTCGGAAACACCTTCACGCTCCTCCAGGAGAAGCCCAACGAGCTTCGCTACTCAATGTTCCCGTTCTCCAAGGACAGCGTCGGGCTGATGATAACCAAGCACATCGTTTACCGGAACGGCAGGGCGGAAATCTACGGTGCAACCGACTACGAGAGCAATGAGAAGCTTGGGGAGGCGGCCGTCAAGGAGACGAGCGGGGGAATCGAGGTCGTCGTCCCCTTTGACTACATAGAGACCCCCGATGACTTCTACTTCGCGGTCTCGACCGTCAAGGACGGAAACCTTGAGGTGATAAGCACCCCGGTGGAGCTCAGGCTCCCGACGGAGGTCAAGGGAGTCCCCATAGTTGACATAACCGACCCGGAGGGGGACGATCACGGGCCTGGAACCTACACCTACCCGACCGACAAGGTCTTCGTTGAGGGAGCCTTCGACCTCCTCCGCTTCAGGATGCTTGAGCAAACCGACAGCTACGTCATGGAGTTCTACTTCAAAGACCTTGGAGGCAACCCGTGGAACGGGCCCAACGGCTTCAGCCTCCAGATAATCGAGGTCTACCTCGACTTCAAGGACGGTGGAAACACGAGCGCCATCAAGATGTTCCCCGATGGACCGGGAAGCAACGTAAACCTCGACCCAGACCACCCGTGGGACTTGGCTCTTAGAATAGCCGGCTGGGACTACGGAAACCTCATAGTCCTGCCGAATGGAACTGCCCTCCAGGGTGAGATGCAAATCTCGGCCGACCCGGTCAAGAACGCGATAATAGTCAAGGTCCCGAAGAAGTACATCCAGATAAACGAGGACTACGGTCTCTGGGGCGTTGTTCTCACAGGGAGCCAGGACGGCTTCGGGCCGGACAAGTGGAGACCGGTGGCAGTCGAAGCCGAGCAGTGGAAGGTCGGTGGAGCAGACCCACAGGCAGTCATCAACAACGTTGCCCCGCGCGTCATGGATCTGCTCGCTCCTGCCGACTTCAAGCCAACCCAGGAGGAACAGCTAAGCTCCTATGACGCCAACGAGATAAAGCTCGCCACGGTCAAGGCGCTTCCGCTCCTCAAGAAGGGCATAGTCGTGAACGACCCGGAGGGAGACGACCACGGGCCTGGAACCTACACCTACGCCACAGATAAAGTCTTCGTTCCGGGCCACCTCGACCTGCTCAAGTTCAAGATGGTCGAGGGAAGCGACGACTGGACGCTGGAGTTCTACTTCAAAGACCTTGGAGGCAACCCGTGGAACGGGCCCAACGGCTTCAGCCTCCAGATAATCGAGGTCTACCTCGACTTCAAGGACGGTGGAAACACGAGCGCCATCAAGATGTTCCCCGATGGACCGGGAAGCAACGTAAACCTCGACCCAGACCACCCGTGGGACTTGGCTCTTAGAATAGCCGGCTGGGACTACGGAAACCTCATAGTCCTCCCCGATGGAACCTCAATACAGGGAGAGCTCCAGATATCCGCGGATCCCACAAGGAACGCTATAGTGGTCAAAGTCCCGAAGAAGTACCTCAGCATCACAGACTACGGCCTCTACGCTTCAATCCTCGTCGGCTCCCAGGACGGCTTCGGGCCGGACAAGTGGAGGCCCGTCGCCGTTCAGGCAGAGCAGTGGAAGCTCGGCGGGGCAGATCCGCAGGCCGTCATCGACAACCTCGCGCCGAGGGTCGTTGACATGCTCGTCCCGGAGGGCTTCAAGCCGACCCAGGAGGAGCAGCTAAGCTCCTACGACCTTGAGAAGAAGACCCTGGCGACGGTGCTCATGATACCGCTCGTTGAAGGAACTGGCGAGGAGCAGCCGACACCAACAGAGACCCAGACGGAGACCGCCACCGAGACCACATCAACACACAGCGAGACGACGACAGCCACCCCGAGCGAAACAACGAGCACCCCATCAACAACCAGTCCAAGTGAAACCACCACAACGACCACCCCCGAAGAAGGCGGCGGAATCTGCGGTCCGGGAATCATAGTTGGCCTCGCAGTGGCGCCGCTCCTCCTCAGAAGGAGGCGCTGA
- a CDS encoding sugar ABC transporter permease gives MRHMRKGELVRSLVLTALAVFVMFIILFPVYYIFVVSISPGSTLATTEFHLIPQNVSLDSYREVLFGFKGSKISENFTGTIEGSANIQDGKLYITNGRLIGKVRYGPFTGLTFEIPLSSAVFEVSAGENVQGQLKGNVKGLFVLTRVNDDGSIGFGLVRNLEITSGELGGASFSGILLQGPTGKNYIVIRNGGKVTFTRVGMFVNSVFFGYLKNSLIIAGLAVLLTLIFVVPAAYAFSRMKFFGRDHVLYFYLMFTQVAGGLGIAGLIALYGMIVKLGLYDKLPVLSFIYAAGGVPFNTWLLKGYIDSISPDFDEAALVDGASYLQIIRYVLLPMALPGIATVAIFAFIGGWTEFILASLLLTEKNQPLAVWIYLLMGGIGRGIDWSYFGAAALLFALPVFIMFMLAQNYIRSGLTIGGLKE, from the coding sequence ATGAGGCACATGAGAAAGGGCGAACTTGTGAGGAGCCTCGTTCTCACGGCACTGGCAGTGTTCGTCATGTTCATAATACTCTTCCCGGTCTACTACATCTTTGTGGTCTCAATAAGTCCGGGCTCAACACTCGCAACCACCGAGTTTCATCTGATTCCCCAGAACGTCAGCCTCGACTCGTACAGGGAGGTGCTCTTCGGGTTCAAGGGCAGCAAGATAAGCGAGAACTTCACGGGAACCATTGAAGGCAGCGCCAACATCCAGGACGGAAAGCTCTACATTACCAACGGCAGGCTCATCGGAAAGGTCAGGTACGGGCCTTTCACAGGGCTTACCTTTGAGATACCACTGTCCAGTGCGGTATTCGAGGTTTCTGCAGGCGAAAACGTACAGGGACAGCTGAAAGGGAACGTTAAGGGGCTGTTCGTCCTCACCAGAGTCAACGATGACGGGAGCATTGGCTTCGGACTTGTGAGAAATCTAGAGATCACAAGCGGCGAGCTCGGAGGAGCTTCATTCTCAGGAATACTCCTCCAGGGGCCGACGGGGAAGAACTACATAGTCATCAGGAACGGCGGAAAGGTCACCTTCACAAGGGTGGGAATGTTCGTCAACTCGGTGTTCTTTGGCTACCTCAAGAACAGCCTCATAATAGCCGGTCTGGCGGTGCTGTTGACCCTCATTTTCGTCGTCCCGGCGGCCTATGCATTCTCGCGCATGAAGTTCTTTGGAAGGGATCACGTCCTGTACTTCTACCTGATGTTCACACAGGTCGCTGGAGGTCTCGGCATAGCGGGCCTTATAGCGCTCTACGGCATGATAGTCAAGCTCGGCCTCTACGACAAGCTGCCAGTGCTGTCCTTCATCTACGCGGCTGGGGGGGTGCCATTCAACACGTGGCTCCTGAAGGGCTACATTGACTCAATCAGCCCGGACTTCGATGAGGCGGCACTCGTTGACGGCGCCAGCTACCTCCAGATAATCAGGTACGTGCTCCTTCCGATGGCCCTGCCGGGAATAGCGACCGTTGCGATATTCGCCTTCATAGGGGGCTGGACAGAGTTCATCCTGGCGAGCCTCCTCCTGACCGAGAAGAACCAGCCCCTCGCAGTCTGGATATACCTGCTCATGGGCGGCATCGGCAGGGGCATTGACTGGAGCTACTTTGGAGCGGCTGCCCTGCTCTTCGCCCTGCCGGTGTTCATAATGTTCATGCTCGCCCAGAACTACATAAGGAGCGGCCTCACGATCGGAGGCCTGAAGGAATGA
- the glmM gene encoding phosphoglucosamine mutase, producing the protein MKLFGTAGIRGTLWEKVTPELAMDIGRAVGTYVDGETVAVARDGRTSSVMLQSALISGLLSTGKEVLDFGLIPTPALAWGTREYGDAGVMITASHNPPTDNGIKVFNGDGTEFYVEQERELEELVFSGRFKKAEWDEIKTVKPTDITDGYIGAVLDFVNHETNLKVLYDGANGAGSVVAPHMLREMGARVISVNAHVDGHFPGRKPEPRYENIAYLGELARELGVDLVIVQDGDADRIAVFDEKGNYINEDTVIALFAKLYVEEHGGGTVVVSIDTGSRIDHVVEKAGGKVVRIPLGQPHDGIKRYGAIFAAEPWKLVHPRFGPWIDSFVTMGLLIKLIDERGKPLSEIIREEIPTYYLTKKNVKCPDEFKGIALERAYNALKEKLGGEVKEVLTISGYRFQLKDGSWVLVRPSGTEPKIRVVVEAPSEKRRDELFELAYGTVRKAVEEVMKK; encoded by the coding sequence ATGAAGCTCTTCGGAACGGCTGGAATTAGGGGCACCCTGTGGGAGAAGGTCACGCCTGAACTTGCAATGGACATCGGAAGGGCCGTGGGGACGTACGTCGATGGAGAAACGGTAGCCGTTGCGAGGGACGGAAGAACCTCAAGCGTAATGCTCCAGAGCGCCCTCATCTCGGGGCTCCTCTCGACGGGAAAGGAGGTTCTCGACTTTGGACTCATACCAACGCCAGCCCTTGCCTGGGGAACGCGGGAATACGGGGACGCTGGAGTCATGATTACAGCGAGCCACAACCCACCGACCGACAACGGCATAAAGGTCTTCAATGGCGATGGAACGGAGTTCTACGTCGAGCAGGAGAGGGAGCTGGAGGAGCTCGTTTTCTCTGGGAGATTCAAAAAGGCCGAGTGGGACGAGATAAAGACGGTGAAACCCACTGACATCACAGACGGCTACATTGGAGCAGTTCTCGACTTCGTAAACCACGAGACTAACCTGAAAGTCCTGTACGACGGCGCCAACGGTGCCGGGAGCGTTGTGGCACCCCACATGCTCCGCGAGATGGGGGCGAGGGTGATAAGCGTCAACGCCCACGTGGACGGTCACTTCCCGGGAAGGAAGCCGGAGCCGAGGTACGAGAACATAGCCTACCTCGGTGAGCTGGCGAGGGAGCTCGGCGTCGACCTCGTAATCGTCCAGGACGGCGACGCCGACAGGATAGCTGTCTTTGACGAGAAGGGGAACTACATCAACGAGGACACCGTTATAGCGCTCTTCGCAAAGCTCTACGTGGAGGAGCACGGGGGAGGGACTGTCGTCGTTTCCATAGACACCGGCTCAAGGATAGACCACGTCGTCGAGAAGGCCGGCGGAAAGGTGGTGAGGATTCCCCTCGGCCAGCCCCACGATGGGATAAAGAGGTACGGGGCAATCTTCGCGGCCGAGCCCTGGAAGCTGGTCCACCCGAGGTTCGGGCCCTGGATAGACAGCTTCGTGACCATGGGGCTCCTCATAAAGCTCATAGACGAGCGCGGAAAGCCGCTCTCGGAGATAATCAGGGAGGAGATACCGACATACTACCTCACCAAGAAGAACGTGAAGTGCCCGGACGAGTTCAAGGGTATTGCTCTTGAGAGGGCATACAATGCCCTCAAAGAGAAGCTGGGGGGAGAAGTGAAGGAGGTTCTCACGATCTCCGGCTACCGCTTCCAGCTGAAAGACGGCTCGTGGGTTCTCGTAAGGCCGAGCGGAACGGAGCCAAAGATCCGCGTCGTGGTCGAGGCACCGAGCGAGAAGAGGCGCGACGAGCTCTTTGAGCTGGCCTACGGAACTGTCAGAAAGGCCGTTGAGGAAGTAATGAAAAAATAA